In the Mycolicibacterium thermoresistibile genome, one interval contains:
- a CDS encoding DUF7065 domain-containing protein, translating into MKLRKVDPADDGSHQPTGDDERWQESWVLYWFDPSNMSGGSHHFGLQRPRERADVWDWVTVQGRHAGHFNALTLPIPDQDLSKFEIGRMRIQTLEPLQKYRFSSEYPSTGTKVDIVYEAFTDAISVALDGSGAEVGANHYETFGRASGTVTQGGQTLEVSGWAFQDHSWGIRDWNTVGAHRWICATFSENFYCAAGTFATNAGVRAFGYVFDGEFKEVTRMSFGGRVGDDGFSVEGCDARIWTKPGDAYHITGDCVSSQLSNHHDGWFTSNGFAMFECGGRLGTGVLELAELKQLTPSLQRRLDEANG; encoded by the coding sequence TTGAAGCTACGCAAGGTAGATCCGGCCGACGACGGATCGCACCAGCCCACCGGCGACGATGAGCGGTGGCAGGAGAGCTGGGTGCTCTACTGGTTCGACCCGTCGAACATGTCCGGCGGATCGCACCACTTCGGGTTGCAGCGGCCCCGCGAACGGGCCGATGTGTGGGACTGGGTGACGGTCCAGGGCCGCCACGCAGGGCACTTCAACGCCCTCACGCTGCCGATACCCGATCAGGATCTGTCGAAGTTCGAGATCGGCCGGATGAGGATCCAGACGCTGGAACCGCTGCAGAAGTATCGGTTCAGCAGCGAATATCCCAGCACCGGAACAAAGGTCGACATCGTCTACGAGGCGTTCACCGATGCGATCTCGGTGGCGCTGGACGGCAGCGGCGCCGAAGTCGGTGCCAACCACTACGAGACCTTCGGCAGGGCGTCGGGGACGGTCACCCAAGGGGGCCAGACGCTGGAGGTGTCCGGTTGGGCGTTCCAGGATCACTCCTGGGGTATCCGGGACTGGAACACCGTCGGCGCGCACCGCTGGATCTGCGCGACGTTCTCGGAGAACTTCTACTGCGCGGCGGGCACATTCGCCACCAACGCCGGCGTGCGGGCGTTCGGATACGTGTTCGACGGCGAATTCAAGGAAGTGACCAGGATGTCGTTCGGCGGCCGGGTCGGTGACGACGGGTTCAGCGTCGAGGGCTGCGACGCCCGGATCTGGACCAAACCCGGCGATGCGTACCACATCACCGGGGACTGCGTGAGTTCGCAGTTGAGCAACCACCATGACGGCTGGTTCACCAGCAACGGGTTCGCGATGTTCGAATGCGGCGGACGGCTGGGCACCGGTGTGCTCGAGCTGGCCGAGCTGAAGCAGTTGACCCCCAGCCTGCAGCGCCGTCTCGATGAGGCGAACGGGTAA